The genomic stretch GAATCTGTAACGGCTGGAGGTGCAAGTATTAAAGCTGCCGCTAACTGGGTTACACAAGATATTGCGGCTTATTTGAATAGTAATATCGGTATGACTATTAATGATATTGCTCTAAAACCTGAAATGTTAGCAGAGTTAATTACCTTAATTGAAAACGGAACAATAAGCGGTAAAATTGCCAAAGATTTATTACCAGAATTACTAGAAAAAGGCGGATCTCCTAAAGAAATTGTCGAAAGTAAGGGCTTAATTGCTATATCTAACCCAGATGAATTAGCAGAAATTATTGATAAAATTATAGCTGCTAATCCTGATAAATTAGAACAATTTAGAGCTGGAAAAACTAAATTACAAGGATTTTTTGTGGGACAAATTATGAAAGAAACAGGAGGAAAAGCCGATCCAAAATTAACAAATAAAATTCTCAATGAAAAACTAAATAATTAGAAATTAGGAATTAGGAATTAATAGTTTTTTTAACTTTCCTATTTCTCTTATCTTTATTTTTTTCTTTCTGGAAAATGGTCAATTTCAGCAGTCCCATAAAATACAAATTCTTTATCTTTAATTCTAGCTCGATCAACTCTTAAACGAGTGCCATCAAGGACAAATTTATCTAAATCTAAAAGGTTATTAACGTGGTCAATGATTGCTTTTCCTAATAATTGAGCGTCATTATCACCTTGATATTGAGGGTTAATAAATTGAATTTTTGTTCTACCTTCTACCTCTAAATTAGCCAAAATGTTAATACTAACTATATCTTGATTATTCCCGATGGTTATATCAGCTTTAATTCCTAAAGATTTATCCTGATTAACAGTTATTTGTGTATTTTGAAAGTGGAGAGATTGTCCTTGATATTCTAATTTTTGTAATTTTTCCACAATGAAAGGGGTATTAAAAGAAGCAGTTAAATCCTCTTCTGTCAACACAATTCTCAAGGTGGCTTGAGTCGGTTGTCTTAACTTAACTTTACCGCTAAAAATGGCACTAAAATCGATGGAAACCGCTTGGAGATATAATTCCATCGCTTCTAGTCTCAAACCGTTGTACATTAACATTCCGTTGCCGATGAAGTCGAAACCGTCCACACTTCCTTGTAAAAGTTTGGCAACAGGCTCAACTCTGAGATTCGCTTGTAATTTGCCCGTTTTTTTAAACAAGGCTGCGATGGCCGTTGTAATAGCTTTACTGACGATTTGATCTCCACTTTGTCCCGAAAAAGGTAAACTGCCAAACACAATTATTGTTATCGTCCTGATTTACTTTTACAATCACCTATTTTAACATTAAGAAATATTAAAATATGTAAATTAATTTTAACATTCAATCCAAAATTGAGAAATTATTGATCAAGTTCATTAAGAATATCCACTTTTGTTAATGATAAGGGTAATTTGCATTGTAATTGGAGTAAATAAACAAACTTGATTTAAAGATTCCATTAAAACTTTAGAACAGATTTAGAAATTTAGAGCATAATTTTTCGATCGTATAGATAATATTTATAGCTGTAGGATTCATTGAAGCTAAAAATTAATTTAGAATTTCTAAAAAATTGATTGTTGTTATTGTAGTAACTCAAGATACGGTTACAATTATCGAAATTTCCTGACTTAAACAGAATTGTTGTACCAATCTCATAATGAGTTATACCAAAAAACATCATCAAAAAGTGTTAAATTTTAAGGGTTATATTTTAGGTTAGATAAGGTTTTTCATATTCTTTTATTAATACTTAATTGTTCATAAATCATTTAGCACTGCTATATTTAACCTAAATATAGTTACTTATTACTTGTTATTTATCTCAAGGTGAGGAGAAATTATGGCCGTTCAATTACAACAAGCGATCGCAGTAGGCACATATATATTAAAACAAAAACTGCAAGGAAAAAAAAGATTTCCTCTAGTGTTAATGTTAGAACCTTTATTTCGTTGTAATCTCGCTTGTCCGGGATGTGGAAAGATTCAACATCCTTTAGAAATATTAAAAAAATATCTGTCTCCTGAAGAGTGTTTTATCGCCGTAGAAGAATGTGGTGCCCCTGTTGTTTCTATTCCGGGAGGAGAACCTTTATTACACCCCCAAATAGGCGAAATTGTTAAAGGTTTAGTAGCCAGAAACAAGTTTATTTATCTTTGCACCAATGGCATTTTATTAGAAGACAAATTAGACTTATTTGAACCGTCACCCTATCTTACCTTTAGTGTACATCTTGATGGTTTAAAAGAAACCCACGATCGATGTGTCGATCGAGAAGGAGTATTTGATAAAGCAGTTAAAGCCATTAAAACGGCAAAAGCCAGAGGATTTCGAGTTAGTACTAATACAACAGTATTTGAAGGTACAGATCCTCAAGAAATGCAAGAATTTCTCGACTTTCTTGAAACCCTTAATACCGATGGTGTGATGATTTCTCCGGGTTATAGTTATGAGTGGGCACCGGATCAAGAACATTTCTTAAAACGAGAGCAAACTAAAGCCTTATTTAGACAAATCCTTAATCCTTGGAAAAACGGTCAGAAAAACTGGAATTTTAATCATAATCCCCTATTTCTTGACTTTTTAACAGGAGAAAAAGATTATGATTGCACACCTTGGGGGAGTCCTAGTTATAGCGTATTAGGTTGGCAAAAACCCTGTTATTTACTTAATGAAGGCTATTACCAGAGTTATCAAGAATTATTAGATAATACTGAATGGGAAAAATATGGGCAAAAGAGTGGTAATCCAAAATGTGCTGATTGTATGGTTCACTGTGGTTATGAGCCTACCGCAGCCATGGATGCTCTTAAATTTGAAAATACTGGCAGAGC from Geminocystis sp. NIES-3709 encodes the following:
- a CDS encoding DUF2993 domain-containing protein; the protein is MTIIVFGSLPFSGQSGDQIVSKAITTAIAALFKKTGKLQANLRVEPVAKLLQGSVDGFDFIGNGMLMYNGLRLEAMELYLQAVSIDFSAIFSGKVKLRQPTQATLRIVLTEEDLTASFNTPFIVEKLQKLEYQGQSLHFQNTQITVNQDKSLGIKADITIGNNQDIVSINILANLEVEGRTKIQFINPQYQGDNDAQLLGKAIIDHVNNLLDLDKFVLDGTRLRVDRARIKDKEFVFYGTAEIDHFPERKK
- the hpnH gene encoding adenosyl-hopene transferase HpnH, whose amino-acid sequence is MAVQLQQAIAVGTYILKQKLQGKKRFPLVLMLEPLFRCNLACPGCGKIQHPLEILKKYLSPEECFIAVEECGAPVVSIPGGEPLLHPQIGEIVKGLVARNKFIYLCTNGILLEDKLDLFEPSPYLTFSVHLDGLKETHDRCVDREGVFDKAVKAIKTAKARGFRVSTNTTVFEGTDPQEMQEFLDFLETLNTDGVMISPGYSYEWAPDQEHFLKREQTKALFRQILNPWKNGQKNWNFNHNPLFLDFLTGEKDYDCTPWGSPSYSVLGWQKPCYLLNEGYYQSYQELLDNTEWEKYGQKSGNPKCADCMVHCGYEPTAAMDALKFENTGRAITSLFR